The following coding sequences lie in one Pseudorca crassidens isolate mPseCra1 chromosome 2, mPseCra1.hap1, whole genome shotgun sequence genomic window:
- the SVBP gene encoding small vasohibin-binding protein: MDPPARKEKTKVKEAVSRVEKAKQKSAQQELKQRQRAEIYALNRVMTELEQQQFDEFCKQMQPPGE; encoded by the exons ATGGATCCACCTGCACGTaaagaaaaaaccaaagttaAAGAGGCTGTCAGCAGAGTTGAGAAGGCCAAGCAGAAATCAGCCCAGCAGGAGCTGAAGCAAAGACAGAGAGCAGAG ATCTATGCCCTCAACAGAGTCATGACAGAACTGGAGCAGCAGCAGTTTGATGAGTTCTGTAAACAGATGCAGCCTCCTGGAGAGTGA